One window from the genome of Equus asinus isolate D_3611 breed Donkey chromosome 29, EquAss-T2T_v2, whole genome shotgun sequence encodes:
- the LOC106846832 gene encoding aldo-keto reductase family 1 member C15-like isoform X1 produces MALNHSRSVKLNDGHFMPVLGFGTYALEEVPKSKAREATKVAIDVGFRHIDSAYVYQNEEEVGKALREKMADGTVKREDIFYTTKLWSTFLRPELVRPALERSLKKLGLDYVDLFIMHFPIPMKSGDEILPKDASGEIIFDTVDLRDTWEISLLQALEKCKDAGLTKSIGVSNFNHKQLEMILSKPGLKYKPVCNQVECHPYLNQSKLLEFCKSKDIVLVAYSALGSHRHPNWVEKDSPYVLEDPTLKAIAKKHNRSPGQVALRYQVQRGVVVLAKSFNEKRIKDNFQIFDFELTPEDMKAIDGLNRNFRYAKLLFAVDHPYYPFSEEY; encoded by the exons ATGGCCCTCAATCATAGTCGCTCTGTGAAACTGAATGATGGACACTTTATGCCTGTGCTTGGATTTGGCACTTATGCTTTAGAGGAA gTTCCTAAGAGCAAAGCTCGGGAGGCCACCAAAGTGGCTATTGATGTGGGTTTCCGTCACATTGATTCAGCATACGTCTATCAAAATGAGGAGGAGGTCGGCAAGGCCCTCCGAGAGAAGATGGCGGATGGCACTGTGAAGAGAGAGGACATATTCTACACCACCAAG CTTTGGAGTACTTTCCTTCGACCAGAATTGGTTCGTCCAGCCCTGGAAAGATCACTGAAGAAACTTGGACTGGACTACGTAGATCTCTTCATCATGCATTTTCCAATCCCCATGAAG TCTGGGGATGAGATTCTGCCAAAAGATGCCAGTGGGGAAATTATCTTCGACACAGTGGACCTTCGGGACACATGGGAG ATTtccctcctccaggccctggaGAAGTGTAAAGATGCAGGTTTAACCAAGTCCATTGGGGTGTCCAATTTCAATCACAAACAGCTGGAGATGATCCTGAGCAAGCCAGGGCTCAAGTACAAGCCTGTCTGCAACCAG GTGGAATGTCACCCTTACCTCAACCAGAGCAAACTGCTGGAGTTCTGCAAGTCCAAGGACATTGTCCTAGTTGCCTACAGTGCCCTGGGGTCCCATAGACACCCAAACTG ggTGGAAAAGGACAGTCCATATGTCTTGGAGGATCCAACCTTGAAGGCTATTGCCAAGAAACACAATCGAAGTCCAGGCCAGGTTGCCCTGCGCTACCAGGTGCAGCGGGGGGTGGTGGTCCTGGCCAAGAGCTTCaatgagaagagaatcaaagatAATTTCCAG atttttgacTTTGAATTGACTCCAGAAGACATGAAAGCAATTGATGGCCTCAACAGAAATTTCCGATATGCTAAGTTACTCTT tgCTGTTGATCACCCTTATTATCCATTTTCTGAAGAATATTGA
- the LOC106846832 gene encoding aldo-keto reductase family 1 member C15-like isoform X2 — protein MALNHSRSVKLNDGHFMPVLGFGTYALEEVPKSKAREATKVAIDVGFRHIDSAYVYQNEEEVGKALREKMADGTVKREDIFYTTKLWSTFLRPELVRPALERSLKKLGLDYVDLFIMHFPIPMKSGDEILPKDASGEIIFDTVDLRDTWEALEKCKDAGLTKSIGVSNFNHKQLEMILSKPGLKYKPVCNQVECHPYLNQSKLLEFCKSKDIVLVAYSALGSHRHPNWVEKDSPYVLEDPTLKAIAKKHNRSPGQVALRYQVQRGVVVLAKSFNEKRIKDNFQIFDFELTPEDMKAIDGLNRNFRYAKLLFAVDHPYYPFSEEY, from the exons ATGGCCCTCAATCATAGTCGCTCTGTGAAACTGAATGATGGACACTTTATGCCTGTGCTTGGATTTGGCACTTATGCTTTAGAGGAA gTTCCTAAGAGCAAAGCTCGGGAGGCCACCAAAGTGGCTATTGATGTGGGTTTCCGTCACATTGATTCAGCATACGTCTATCAAAATGAGGAGGAGGTCGGCAAGGCCCTCCGAGAGAAGATGGCGGATGGCACTGTGAAGAGAGAGGACATATTCTACACCACCAAG CTTTGGAGTACTTTCCTTCGACCAGAATTGGTTCGTCCAGCCCTGGAAAGATCACTGAAGAAACTTGGACTGGACTACGTAGATCTCTTCATCATGCATTTTCCAATCCCCATGAAG TCTGGGGATGAGATTCTGCCAAAAGATGCCAGTGGGGAAATTATCTTCGACACAGTGGACCTTCGGGACACATGGGAG gccctggaGAAGTGTAAAGATGCAGGTTTAACCAAGTCCATTGGGGTGTCCAATTTCAATCACAAACAGCTGGAGATGATCCTGAGCAAGCCAGGGCTCAAGTACAAGCCTGTCTGCAACCAG GTGGAATGTCACCCTTACCTCAACCAGAGCAAACTGCTGGAGTTCTGCAAGTCCAAGGACATTGTCCTAGTTGCCTACAGTGCCCTGGGGTCCCATAGACACCCAAACTG ggTGGAAAAGGACAGTCCATATGTCTTGGAGGATCCAACCTTGAAGGCTATTGCCAAGAAACACAATCGAAGTCCAGGCCAGGTTGCCCTGCGCTACCAGGTGCAGCGGGGGGTGGTGGTCCTGGCCAAGAGCTTCaatgagaagagaatcaaagatAATTTCCAG atttttgacTTTGAATTGACTCCAGAAGACATGAAAGCAATTGATGGCCTCAACAGAAATTTCCGATATGCTAAGTTACTCTT tgCTGTTGATCACCCTTATTATCCATTTTCTGAAGAATATTGA